From Candidatus Eisenbacteria bacterium, one genomic window encodes:
- a CDS encoding tyrosine--tRNA ligase, producing MLAPEQQFEILARGTEEILPEGALLERLRKCAAAGRPLRVKQGFDPTAPDIHLGHTVGLRKLRQFQELGHQVVLIVGDYTGLVGDPSGRSKTRPQLEAQELEANARTYLDQFYRVLDPRPQPPCLPVEVHRNGEWFAPMSFAEVIRLAAQYTVSRLLERDDFAKRLQANQPISVHELLYPLMQGHDSVAILADVELGATEQKFNLVVGRELQRLAGQEPQVVLTLPVLPGLDGVQRMSKSLGNYIGVTDAPTEMFGKVMSLPDSVLRLFWALVTDAPPDELAAVERELADAAINPMTIKKRLGERIVTMYHDADAALQARAGFDAQFSRREVPENLDEFSRETLLNFAAKPAAPIIIDALMAAGFSDSRSAARRLVEQKAVRIDGEVVTSWDQAVDPGKEFVLRAGRKMKRFAGK from the coding sequence ATGCTCGCACCCGAACAGCAGTTCGAGATTCTGGCCCGCGGTACCGAGGAGATCCTCCCGGAGGGCGCGCTGCTGGAGCGATTGCGCAAGTGCGCCGCCGCGGGCAGGCCACTGCGGGTCAAGCAGGGCTTCGATCCGACCGCGCCCGATATCCATCTGGGGCACACGGTCGGACTGCGAAAACTCAGGCAATTCCAGGAACTCGGGCACCAGGTGGTGCTGATCGTCGGCGACTACACGGGACTGGTCGGTGATCCGAGCGGCCGCAGCAAGACACGTCCGCAGCTCGAGGCGCAGGAACTCGAAGCCAACGCGCGAACCTACCTCGACCAGTTCTACCGCGTGCTGGACCCGCGTCCCCAGCCGCCATGCCTGCCAGTCGAGGTGCATCGCAACGGCGAGTGGTTCGCACCGATGTCGTTCGCGGAAGTGATCCGGCTGGCGGCTCAGTACACGGTGTCGCGTCTGCTCGAGCGTGACGACTTCGCGAAGCGTCTGCAGGCGAATCAGCCGATCAGCGTGCACGAGCTGCTCTATCCGCTCATGCAGGGGCACGACTCGGTCGCCATTCTGGCCGACGTCGAGCTCGGCGCGACCGAGCAGAAGTTCAACCTGGTCGTGGGACGCGAACTGCAGCGACTCGCGGGGCAGGAGCCGCAGGTGGTGCTCACGCTGCCGGTGCTTCCGGGGCTCGACGGCGTGCAGCGCATGAGCAAGAGCCTTGGGAACTACATCGGCGTCACGGACGCTCCGACCGAGATGTTCGGCAAAGTGATGAGCCTTCCCGATTCGGTGCTGCGTCTCTTCTGGGCGCTCGTCACGGATGCGCCGCCTGACGAACTCGCCGCGGTCGAGCGCGAACTGGCGGATGCCGCGATCAATCCGATGACGATCAAGAAGCGTCTCGGCGAGCGCATCGTGACGATGTATCACGACGCGGATGCCGCTCTGCAGGCACGCGCTGGATTCGACGCGCAATTCAGTCGCCGCGAAGTCCCCGAGAATCTCGATGAATTCTCGCGCGAAACGCTGCTGAACTTCGCTGCGAAGCCCGCCGCTCCGATCATCATTGACGCGTTGATGGCGGCTGGATTCAGCGACTCCCGGAGTGCCGCCCGGCGTCTGGTCGAGCAGAAAGCCGTGCGAATCGACGGCGAAGTCGTGACTTCCTGGGACCAGGCCGTGGATCCGGGCAAAGAATTCGTGCTGCGGGCGGGGCGCAAGATGAAGCGATTCGCGGGGAAGTAG